From Gemmatimonadaceae bacterium:
CGACGTCTGATGTCCGATCAATGGTGGGGTTGCGGGGGCGCGATGGGATAGCGCAGGATGCAGCATGAGCCCCCACCCCATCACCTTCGCCGACGTCACCGCCGCGCGCGCCCGTATCCGGCCGTTCTTCGATCCGTCGCCGGCGCGCCACTACCCGATGCTCGACGAGCTGGTCGGCCATGGGGTCCGGGTGTTCGTCAAGCATGAGAACCACCTCCCCACGGGCAGCTTCAAGGTGCGCAACGGCACCGCGTCGATCACCGCGCTCTCACCGGACGCAGCGGCGCGTGGGGTGATCGCGGCGAGCACCGGCAACCACGGGCAGGGGCTCGCGTGGGCCGGCGCGCAGCGAGGCGTATCGGTCACCATCTGCGTGCCGGTGGGCAACAATCCGGAGAAGAGCGCGGTCATGCGCTCGCTCGGCGCGGCCGTCATCGAGGTGGGCGCGACATACGATGAGACCGCGGCCGCCTGTCGCGAGATCGCCGACCGCGAGGGGCGCACGCTGGTGCACTCCACCAACCACGATCAGGTGATCGCGGGCGCCGGTACCATGACCGCCGAGTTCCTCGAGCAGGTCCCGGAGCTGGATGCGCTCATCATCGCGCTCGGCGGTGGCTCACAGGCCGTGGGCGCCGCCATTGTCCGTGATGTCCTCAAGCCCGGGCTGGCTGTGTATGCGGTTGGTGCTGCCGGCGCGCCCACGCAGCACGACGCGTGGCACGCCAAGGCCCCGCGCGCGGGCGGCCCCGTCCGCACGTTCGCCGAAGGGATCGCGACCGGCT
This genomic window contains:
- a CDS encoding threonine/serine dehydratase; amino-acid sequence: MSPHPITFADVTAARARIRPFFDPSPARHYPMLDELVGHGVRVFVKHENHLPTGSFKVRNGTASITALSPDAAARGVIAASTGNHGQGLAWAGAQRGVSVTICVPVGNNPEKSAVMRSLGAAVIEVGATYDETAAACREIADREGRTLVHSTNHDQVIAGAGTMTAEFLEQVPELDALIIALGGGSQAVGAAIVRDVLKPGLAVYAVGAAGAPTQHDAWHAKAPRAGGPVRTFAEGIATGSTYELTFASLQQALAGFVLASEDAIAQSVRDLWRITHNLAEGSGATGLAGLQQLAPTLAGQTVGMVMCGGNLDAARAATIFAGGTPS